The following coding sequences are from one Bos indicus x Bos taurus breed Angus x Brahman F1 hybrid chromosome 5, Bos_hybrid_MaternalHap_v2.0, whole genome shotgun sequence window:
- the LOC113892659 gene encoding apolipoprotein L3-like isoform X2, with amino-acid sequence MSSENLGHCSDIEIFFEEVVECLWDILSREELLLLLNEFLERIKAEASLSREDTDELHNYLNELERVLVEEDQERLSKEQLDRRRFLNKFPRVKRQLEEFIGKFHELADKVEKVHKGCTISNVMAHSTGAVSGILTIVGLALAPVTMGASVALLATGIGLGAAAGVTSVSTSIIERVKRSSAETEASRMMSTVVKKWKVLLEVLKSNPHIVDTKKEEAVQCIEMHTHAMETGNANPGSAANASIYMSPGRISYPAIQHIETGFKATALTITKGARIVGLAAAGVFLLVDVGFLVKESIHLHDGAKTEAAESLRRRAWELERKLEELTQIYESLQEDLI; translated from the exons ATGAGCTCAGAAAACTTGGGACACTGCTCAG ATATTGAGATCTTTTTTGAGGAGGTCGTTGAATGTCTCTGGGACATACTGAGCAGAGAGGAACTGCTACTCCTGCTGAATGAATTCCTGGAGAGAATTAAGGCTGAGGCCAGTTTGTCCAG GGAAGACACGGATGAACTACACAATTATCTGAACGAATTGGAAAGAGTCTTAGTTGAGGAGGACCAAGAAAGACTCTCCAAAGAGCAGCTGGACAGGAGGAGGTTTCTGAATAAGTTTCCTCGGGTGAAACGGCAGCTGGAGGAGTTCATAGGCAAGTTCCATGAGCTCGCAGACAAGGTTGAGAAGGTCCATAAGGGATGTACCATCTCCAACGTGATGGCCCACAGCACTGGTGCTGTGTCCGGTATTCTGACCATCGTTGGCCTGGCCCTGGCACCCGTGACAATGGGGGCCAGTGTGGCGCTCTTGGCCACTGGGATAGGGCTGGGAGCAGCAGCCGGTGTGACCAGTGTGTCCACCAGTATCATCGAACGTGTGAAGAGGTCATCAGCAGAAACCGAAGCCAGTCGCATGATGTCTACTGTTGTCAAGAAATGGAAAGTTCTCCTAGAGGTGCTCAAGAGCAACCCCCACATTGTTGACACAAAAAAGGAAGAAGCTGTACAATGCATTGAAATGCACACCCATGCCATGGagacaggcaatgccaacccTGGCTCTGCAGCCAATGCAAGCATCTACATGAGCCCTGGGAGAATCTCATACCCAGCCATCCAGCATATAGAGACAGGTTTCAAAGCCACAGCTTTAACAATTACCAAAGGAGCCCGGATCGTGGGTTTGGCGGCTGCAGGGGTCTTCCTTCTGGTGGATGTGGGCTTCCTGGTGAAGGAGTCAATACACCTGCATGATGGTGCAAAGACAGAAGCAGCCGAAAGCCTGAGGCGACGGGCATGGGAGCTGGAGAGGAAGCTGGAGGAGCTCACCCAGATCTATGAGAGTCTGCAGGAGGACCTGATTTAA
- the LOC113892659 gene encoding apolipoprotein L3-like isoform X1 — translation MSSENFGHCSDIEIFFEEVVECLWDILSREELLLLLNEFLERIKAEASLSREDTDELHNYLNELERVLVEEDQERLSKEQLDRRRFLNKFPRVKRQLEEFIGKFHELADKVEKVHKGCTISNVMAHSTGAVSGILTIVGLALAPVTMGASVALLATGIGLGAAAGVTSVSTSIIERVKRSSAETEASRMMSTVVKKWKVLLEVLKSNPHIVDTKKEEAVQCIEMHTHAMETGNANPGSAANASIYMSPGRISYPAIQHIETGFKATALTITKGARIVGLAAAGVFLLVDVGFLVKESIHLHDGAKTEAAESLRRRAWELERKLEELTQIYESLQEDLI, via the exons ATATTGAGATCTTTTTTGAGGAGGTCGTTGAATGTCTCTGGGACATACTGAGCAGAGAGGAACTGCTACTCCTGCTGAATGAATTCCTGGAGAGAATTAAGGCTGAGGCCAGTTTGTCCAG GGAAGACACGGATGAACTACACAATTATCTGAACGAATTGGAAAGAGTCTTAGTTGAGGAGGACCAAGAAAGACTCTCCAAAGAGCAGCTGGACAGGAGGAGGTTTCTGAATAAGTTTCCTCGGGTGAAACGGCAGCTGGAGGAGTTCATAGGCAAGTTCCATGAGCTCGCAGACAAGGTTGAGAAGGTCCATAAGGGATGTACCATCTCCAACGTGATGGCCCACAGCACTGGTGCTGTGTCCGGTATTCTGACCATCGTTGGCCTGGCCCTGGCACCCGTGACAATGGGGGCCAGTGTGGCGCTCTTGGCCACTGGGATAGGGCTGGGAGCAGCAGCCGGTGTGACCAGTGTGTCCACCAGTATCATCGAACGTGTGAAGAGGTCATCAGCAGAAACCGAAGCCAGTCGCATGATGTCTACTGTTGTCAAGAAATGGAAAGTTCTCCTAGAGGTGCTCAAGAGCAACCCCCACATTGTTGACACAAAAAAGGAAGAAGCTGTACAATGCATTGAAATGCACACCCATGCCATGGagacaggcaatgccaacccTGGCTCTGCAGCCAATGCAAGCATCTACATGAGCCCTGGGAGAATCTCATACCCAGCCATCCAGCATATAGAGACAGGTTTCAAAGCCACAGCTTTAACAATTACCAAAGGAGCCCGGATCGTGGGTTTGGCGGCTGCAGGGGTCTTCCTTCTGGTGGATGTGGGCTTCCTGGTGAAGGAGTCAATACACCTGCATGATGGTGCAAAGACAGAAGCAGCCGAAAGCCTGAGGCGACGGGCATGGGAGCTGGAGAGGAAGCTGGAGGAGCTCACCCAGATCTATGAGAGTCTGCAGGAGGACCTGATTTAA